AATGCCTTTCCTTTAATACTAAAGAATAATCCTTATCTAATGTTGGGAGAAATGAATATGTGTAActacaattatttattatatcagCACAAACAACATAATCTACTGCTTCTTTATCACCTTCTAAATTATCTTGATTCATATTctcatttgttttattactcaaattattatttacagaGTTTggatttttattgtttatgTTTAATGATACCTTTTCCTCTTttagtatatatgtacttactgtactatttttattacatggtaatttttttacctCATCACTATTTTCTTTCTGAATATATATGGCtgatatttcattattgttTTCTTCAAGCAATCCAACAATatctttatcattatattcaAGCCATCTACTTGCAACAAATTTCGGAACTTTTATTAGTTTTATACTGTTGCTTTTTAAAGGACTCTTTGATATCGCATCATTGCTTTTACCacttatcatttttattaaattttataacaaaaaaaaaaagaaacaaacTAACAGGAAGcccttattttttttttatcgaTAGACAAacaatcaaaaaataactaAAAAGTTTTCATGTAAAAACATGGGCTTTATATAAATCTGATTTCCcttaagtatatatacatgctGAAAAGCATTGcttattatacaaaaaaaaataaagaaacaaccccaaaatattcatacatatttataattccATTTTGTGGAATATAATTAGCTTCACTTTCTTTTTACGGAAAAGTTCCTTAATACTTGCTGAAAATTTTGGGTTTCCTTGTATATAAGTTTGTTCATATGATTTATATGCAAGTTTAAGAAAACTTCAATACTTCATTTCAaacatacaaaatataaaatcatCAAAATcgacaaaatattttacataatatCAGTAATAGGCTACATATcactttttatatctatTGAAATACCCCACATAATgttatatctttatttaaaaaaaaaaaaaaaaaaaaaaaaaacctATACGTGTTCAATGGCTTGGTACAGTAAAACAATAACAATAggttttataaataatatttttttaccatattttttttcttttaaatatttttttaaaaaacttCGAATATaccataaaattatatcataataaaaagaaggtatttttacaatattgTGAAATAcctatgcatatatttatttat
This sequence is a window from Plasmodium chabaudi chabaudi strain AS genome assembly, chromosome: 7. Protein-coding genes within it:
- a CDS encoding transcription initiation factor IIF subunit beta, putative, which gives rise to MISGKSNDAISKSPLKSNSIKLIKVPKFVASRWLEYNDKDIVGLLEENNNEISAIYIQKENSDEVKKLPCNKNSTVSTYILKEEKVSLNINNKNPNSVNNNLSNKTNENMNQDNLEGDKEAVDYVVCADIINNCSYTYSFLPTLDKDYSLVLKERHYKTNVKKDRYTIIETRNEDNIDSSHTLFKYYNTLEDGTNSNLNSKDPRDNSIDNKYGKNKRGLMENDNNIGPYSASKQKAKQAKKMHVFDLDKTKISMFKIFEKEGKKGVPFSFFSKSFNIPSNYIKNILDEIAVKRKRVSDKKTVYFLKDYIS